Below is a genomic region from Nilaparvata lugens isolate BPH chromosome 8, ASM1435652v1, whole genome shotgun sequence.
ATGTTGATTTCCATGCGAATCATATCTCAAGGAAATTATGAAAAAGATCTGGAGTTTTGATTGAAGAGGGTTTCATTGAGGTTTGATCATGAAGTGAAGAAATGTGTGACTGTCCATCTCTACTGCAAAAGATTCAATACAGAACACTATAATTTCAGTGTTAGTTTTGTTGTCATATTAGTTTTTGAATGGTAGTATCACAGGTTAACCAATCTGTATGGCTATTCTGGTTCTGAAGTTAAAAAAAGTCAGTGTCATGAGAGCGCCACGTCACTTCAGTGTTGAATTATTGAGCATTAGCCTACACACTACAGAATTTGTTTATTCCATGGAGCAAGCTGGTAGTGTGATGTGTGTTCTGAACTTCTGACcttgaacattataataattgattgaaaaaattaaatccttcaaatttgaaacaatatctCGAATCCCTTCTCTAGTAGTGTTTCTCCCAGTATGCAATTTGAGAACTATGAATGACATCAAGATGCTTGGATACCtagaaatataacaaaatatttctactTTTATCTAAAGAAGAACACCATaaaccttttttttaaataaaataaccgattaaaaaacaaaataaaacaagcAATAAAGGGTAGTATgatgatattttataaataaatgataataagtATACATAATTTCAAGAATATTTCTACTTTATAGAAGTGAAGAGTCATGTCATGTAGAATAAAGACTTTCTAATGCTGGAGTTTGTTGGTATGGCAAGTTGGAATAAAGaaaagtaatatatatatagaacaaTCAAACACAAAAGAAGAATAGGGTATGAGCTTCccaagaaattgaaattattttcagattaACCACCACAAGCTTTCTCGAATGATAATGATCGAAAAAACTCACTGTGCTCAAATCATTGTGTTTTTAATTTACTGTTCACCAGCTTTTTGACAATCATTTTTACGGTTGAATAAGAAAGAGTAAGGATCAACATAATAGTGGCCCCAATAGCTGCAATGATGTCGAGACTGTAGTACTGATACCAGACTAAATCCTTGCAAGCTGGTCTGAGATGCGGGGCTCCATTGTGCCTCAGCACATACTCAATCCACCAAACTGCTGTTTCCACTGCTGGCATTGGTTTATCCTTCGTGATTCTTGAAAGAATTCTCATGTTTTCTGCATAGCTGAAAAATCAATAAGCGAGTCATCAAATAAAGGAACTCGATAGattatttcataattgatagaaagagattatttcaaatatcacaTTGATATAGTATGAAAAGGAAATACCTAAGGTATTATATGATTTGCCTTCGACGATCAAATAATACGTAGCCTACTCTGGTCGATAATTTCAATATACCCTGGAGAATGAATATTTCTGGACATCCTGCTAAAATGGGTGCGTGAATACtcaattttctattataaagtataTTCCATCAACTTTAAGCATGATCTTGACCACTATCattcttgaaaatattcaatgagaGAGAACTGTTCATTGCGCTACCACATAATCATTATTCCATTGACATCTTATCTTAATAATGGCTTCCAAATTTTCGAATGTTAGAGCATGTGTATCAATCACTTGAACTAaccaataattgaaacaataaatttttgaatCGTATAAACCATAATAGAATAGATATGGAATAATTGTTTcaaataaaagacaaaatggTAAGAaggcaaaaaaatattgaacgtCTATTATAAAATACAGTCGCCGTCTTGTTAATGcactatgaattgaattgattgactTGTGATTTCTATAAATTATCAGGCTACCTATATTTACTCAATAGTCGAGGATAGAAAATATCATGTCTAGGAAGAAAATCAATTACCAACCTCGAGTTTGTTAGAAGTTCCTTCAAATTCTCATAAATATTTTCGAAAGCTACGTAGTGGAAATCCACAGCCCTTCCAGCACCTGCCTGCATCAGTTTTCTGGCATTGAAATCCTGGTCAGCGAACAATGGGACGCCCAGAATCGGCACACCATAGTGAGTCGCTTCTTGCATACTTTGCAAGCCCACTTGGCTTATGAAGATCCGTGTTTTAGGATGTGCTGTAAAACACAAAGCATATGAGGAGAATGCATTATTTCGTGTTTGTGTTGTAGTAAAGGTCATATCGTAAAGTTATTaatctattatataataaaggaaaaaattggcttatacacgtgcgGGATTGAAAATTCAcgatgacacatcatcacggcTGAACAAcagaactgattaacttgaaattttggataTAGATTCTTTATCCACTACACCAAAGATGATTATAATAGgcttattttaaaaacttcaagaTTTCAACATAGACCCTAGCGGAGCACGGATTACCTGCTattgttaaataaaaatacttgacgCTATTGtaaccacaaatttattgaaattgagaTACCAGTTTCTGTAGTTACACCCATTCTCTGATGAAATGAAACTGAAGTATagagcagcagaatatataATAGAGTGATTGTCGAGTGCCATGATTAGCAGAAAAAAatagggtcacgactagaaggttaatGACAATCAATGACATATCTTGATGAACGTCAACCATTGGTCTAGAGAAGCCCCGCACACAATTGGCGGCAGTTTACTCAAATGTCACAGCGATGGTGGATCATTCAAAAAATTGAGGGTAGAAGTGTCGAAAGATTCCAaccaacaataaaattattgatggaaatCAGTAACGAGAACTGAAACATTATTTGATAGAAGGAAACTGATGAGTTTCCTAAAAAAGACTTTACTTCtaggtattttatttattcttctacAATTGATCAAAATTCTTTcatctcaataattatcattgaaatttctCAGTAGAGAGTAGACTATTGGATATACCAAGTCTATtaggtattatcatagagaatagATAGTGTAAGTATAAGTTGTCTCTggtattatcaataaatctccCATTTGATACTTGAGTCGTATCTCTTAATGATTAATACtagtactcaatcaatcgatatttttgaaacattAAACTCAATCAATTATCTATATGGGAATCAAAGTTCAGTGGGTATTATAGATTTAGGCTACTGAGTTCTGATTTCCTGAATATCAATGCTCATCGAGTTCAACAGTATTTTTCGATTATTCATACATGATCCTTATGTTTTTAGAATTTTTCCTCTAATCACACGggaaatacaattaattaagacaataatattttgaataaagaaatgTTTCACATTCTGAAACAGTACGATAGACTCTAAAGAAATAGATTACATCCATTTAGAGCAAGttctgattaattatttatgtgCATTATCTAATGTGGACTCTCACCAAGTATTGCTTGTTGCGGTAGCCATTTTTTGACAAGAACATTGTCAGGTTGTCCAGGTAGTTTCTCGTCACTCTCCCATTTCCACAGAACTCGAACTCGTGGGAACATGGAGAAAGCTCTGATGAAAGCATTTCTTTTCTCGGCTGGAACTGATGTGCCCTTCATGTTACTTCCCAAACTGAAATAGATTACTCCATCTTCTGAATCGTCCATCCATTTTTGGATATCCTGGAAAATATTTCAGATACAAATCTATTTTCGTCTAAAATGTTATTTTGAGTTCAAGCGTTGAAACCCAGGTTTAACCCaccgtaataataattataacctaCGCGTAAATTGTTATGCTGATCTTACATACTGTACTACGAATGTGATTTTTCTGCACAATCGtctttcaacttcaattatcagaattaatcatgaatgaaatggaaatattctatactaggcggagttaggacttctGAGTCCTTTCTACCACTCAATCTCGAGAAATGTTATCATTCTAAAAACTTGAGAGTATCTATGCATCTTCTCTCTCAATTATAGTTGACTGAACTAAATACAGAAATGCTCCTTCTGAAGTTAAATAATAGCTTCAAAGTATTGATTAATTTTCTCCTGTTTCGTTTTATACTttatttagaataattgaagaatttcttattctattaattatttgaCTGTGATGTTATCAATAGATGGAAGTTTCCATCACAATTTTGCAAGAAATTCTGTAAACATTTATAGCATTTTGAATTGTTTGAAGGGAAAAATCAAATCTATTCTTTTCATGATATTTTCAATACATTGTTTTGCTTTATGAAGTAGTAGTGAATAGATTAATGAACTCATCAATGTTTTTATCGTCTCCAAAGTTATCCATAGATATTTAATAGATTATCAATTATGAATTCATCGAGAGacattcaaatgataatattattcatgcaGTCAATATTTTATGTACATTGAAGCTGTACAATATATGATTAATAtatgaatttattgagaaaCAGTTAGATGATCAAATTATTCAAGCAGTCAATATTCTATTCACCTGAGGTAGAGGTGGAAAATTCTTCTCAATGTGCGTTGGACCCACATAAATAGTATTGGGATGAATTGGCTTGGGATAGCTTGACGCCAGATCAGAGCTTATTAACATCAAGCTGATATTCCTCTCCATTTCATAAGCGGTGTGCTTCACATTCCCGAAATATCTCTTGATGTATATTTCTTGCAGTGGATCCATGTAGCGTATTTTCACGTAATGGTAGTAAGCGTTTATGAGGAAGTTGTTTACTCGTTCTACGAAGGTCATTCTGTGTTCGTTGGGCAGGAGTACTGATGGAATGTACGAAGGTATTTCTGGGTTACCTACTAATGGATCACTGATCACGAATGGGTTGATTGTTAGCATGCCCACTATTGGTGGGTTGCCGACTAACTCGCTGAAACCCAGGAAACTTGAAAGCATGATACTCTCGTAGAATATGAGATCAAACTTCGTTCCATTTATCtcactgaaaaaaaaataaaaccattttaatttatttcatccGTGTTCTGGTTTGACTAAGGAAAACTATCTCATTGAGAATAATATGCtgtatttatcttaaattgagtTTGGTAGGTTCCCCCCACCTATATTTTCCATATTTGCTGGTACTAGACTTGTggttccctcttcttcttcttctagtgcGTCTCCTATCGGAGGTTCGCTATCAGCACAGCAATCCGGATCTTATTCACTGCCGCTCGAAACAAGTCTTTGCTGCTGCAGTCAAACCAATCCCTCATATTTTTAAGCCAGGAAACACGTCGCCTTCCAACACTCCTTTTCCACTGATTTTTCCTTGAACTATATTCTGCAGAGTTATATATTTGTGGCTTCTCATTAGATGTCCAAGATACAAgagttttctcatttttatagtGTAAGCAATTTCACATTGTTTCTTCATTTTCCCTTGGAATGTGGTTCCCTACATTttaccaatgtacctagaacaCATTGTATTCTAGAATATATGATGTATTCGCATTCAACGTTTTGTGGCTTGAACTTAAGAAAAATTATTGGATGCTGGGCTAGAGGAAATACAGTATTGATAGAGGATAAAATTCACGAATAGAGCCCaaatatacacaaattatgatgataaaacgggcaaagaaacaaaataaaactcagATTTGAAGCACGTCTTCAAGATCCTGCTACTCTCtcatgattgaaaattatatttcagtTCGGAATTAGTGAACAATCAATCGAGACCTAGATTCGATTTCTGCCACTAGATGGACGCAGTAACAAAATGAGTAGTTACAACTTCTCAGTTCACAATGCATCAAGCTCCGCCTACTTTCTCCTGATTGGTAGTCGAGTCTTAGTTTCGCCAGTAAATGTCTACCAGTGAATGTCAGTCTGTAGACAGTAGTAAGTATGAGTTAACAATTGTTCAAGACTTCTATCTAATTATTTgccataatttatttgatacctAATTCCTAATACAGTCACTTAGTGACTGTAGTATATAGGCTGACTTGATCTTATCAAACTTATCAGACTAGAACATATCAAGACTTCTATCTAATTATTTgccataatttatttgatacctAATTCCTAATACAGTCACTTAGTGACTGTAGTATATAGGCTGACTTGATCTTATCAAACTTATCAGACTAGAACATATCAAACGGCATTTCAAGCAAAAAACtggaaatattcaattcaatatatagATCTAGGTTATTTAAAGGACCTATTTACAAGAACACTGGCTATATCAGTGTTTAGTTTACTAAAACACTGGCTATCAGTGTTCAGATTATGAGCTGTTCAGATTAAGAAGTTGTTATTTAATAAGCATACCATGATTTATGATAGTAGAGATAACTTACTTGATAAGCTGTTGCACTTGTGGCGCCTCCAGTGCTTTTGGTGTAATGAACTCCATAAACAGTTTGTAATCGTGAACTATCTTATATGGACTTATTCTAGATTGCAGTGACAATCCACGTTTTCTCAATTCTTCGAACTCATTGTACAAGAATCCGAGGTCGATATCTCTGTGGTTTTTCAATGGTGTCTGGAACATTTCAATAGTAAATATCTTGAcaatttccaattatttcaaGACTCTGTTTTTGGCGATTGCCAAGCCTAATTGATAGCAATGCCGTATGATAATTTTGTTCAACTTAATTAGCTCATATAACAAAATGAGCAGCCTAGGCCAATTTGAGGAATAAGGAATTCAGAAGACCGAATCGTCTGATTTCTTAGTGTATACTATTCATGCATTGTTATTCTTCGCTCCATTAATACGAGATAAGACGATGATAGACACAAATGTGGAagtttttttggaaaagttacAACTCACAAATTACCATAAATAATAACTTGATGTCACAGTCGCATTGTTTTGAAAAGCGAGGCATGGAGCCGATCTCTTAACAAAGCTAGAGATAACACAACTTTTTGTGGTACAAAAGAGATAATTATGaagatattaattattatgaagaactCACAGTACCTTAGTTGGATTTGTGTTGATGACAATTAAATTGTGACCCCTTGCAGCCAACTCTCTGCTGACAGCCAGTAAGGGCTGTTGATGGCTGTAGGATGGAACTGGGAAGATACACAGTATATTGGCTCCATCACACACATTCAATTGAAGGACTGCTCCAAGTGCAATAATATGATACACAATCCACACCTACATAACACCAACAAAATAAACGTAAACGATATGGTAGTATAAGGCAATATAATGTTTGTTgttataattgtaattataattaattggtcaataatttgaaagtataGCTCTTAATTAATAGTAAAAGGCTATAGAatagttgaccgaacgaagtgaggtctaagattcaagtcgacggtttggcatttctcttaatgtttatatgttcatatgttgcgcatttacggcgaaacgcagtaatagattttaatgaaatttaacaggtatgttcctttttaaattgcgcgtcgacgtatatacaaggtctttggaaattttgcatttcaaggataatataaaagggaaaaggagcctccttcatacgccaatattagagtaaaaatcagactatagaattattcatcatattaaaTCAGCTAACAAGTGATTGCACAgatgatgtgtggagaagccagtctattactgtatttgtatgaggtctatggtttcaatcaaataccttgaagaggtatgcatcttttaAGCTGGGTCTACgccaatccttatagattctatatgattgaacggaagttgacaaacacacatgttcatcatgtgtatgataagttatgttcaatctaatataatctataagggttgagttattaatattttgttaatagctttggtctaatcgcagctttaaggtctttggtttcaatattatttttgttttgcagtcatggtattattatgcgtgcccatcagtatcaatattctcacattcgaaaaaactaatttaataggtgaataaaaataaacaaatgaactaaataatgctggagaaattataatatttttgattctaaaaattaattttcatcagatagaaagattatcacggaactggatgaattatatcatatggaatacaaattcaaacgtgaactgagtttgttaacatttaaaacagttgacatcaggtacttgtggatgagaatactgcgtgaggtctactgtttaaaAACCATGCTGTGttcaacattatttttgttaaagCTGTAAGTGAATTTGATTATCAAATATTCGAAAGTTCACCTCAAGTAGCCACGATATTATATCattgttgattttattattcagataatatattattcaagattatattatttggcggatgtatttatttttttatggaTATAATtgcaaatcatataaatatgatcgggaaagagCAACAgacatggcccaaaactattacCTTGACCAGCCAGCACCATCACTGGGAACCTCAAGGCccaccgcaaagtagacccccgctaatccacgaaaagcaacccacgccatggcatgttttgtaaaccattgctagggttctccagacatctgtgtaatacatacaatgaataatccacttgtcagctgattgattataaataattctatagcaatggttttacaaaacatcccacggcgtgggttgcttttcgtggatcaACGTGGGTCTAGTTTGCGGTGGGCCTAATTATCTGAATAGCTATAAGCTATGAACCTGACTacgaaaatataaaataactataagtttcaaatgatttgaaattcatACCGGCAGTCATAagtatgaaaagtatgaaattcatgaaaaaaactATCGTTTGGAAGCATTCCATCAATTGTTATTGAGAATAAATGttaattcaatttgaaacgAATGACTAGTATCGTGAGAatgcttttgatgatagtagtaGGCATATTAAAATCGTTGTGAATTACTTAGGGCTAATCCACACGAACCGTTCTCCCAGGCGTTTTCTGGCGAGTCGCCAGGACAGGAAGATCTCCGATTGACTGATTATcaaacgccaacccaatcagtcGAATGTTtcttgccctgccgactcgtttGAAAACGCCTGGAAAACGTTTCATGTGGCTTGGCTCTTATTAGTATTGTTGTATATAActgtttttcaattaattattcaattttagtcATTTGAAGATATTCTAGACTGTTGAATCTCAACACAAAAAAGAGACACATTATTGTAATCAAGTATGAAGAAATCATCTCAACTCACCATTTTATCTACGAATGAATTATTCCTATTACACAGTCTCTGCAACTATTGACGTGATTCCCCACTCTCCAACAAATCACTCCCCTGCATCCCAAGCACTTCCTCACAGAAACTAAATTCAATTCACTACATAAGATGTTGGAGAACGTTGATTTTCTCACGCCAAAATAATACTGAAGGCTTGAAGCATGGAGACGATGAACAACATTATCTAGCTCCACttttttctcattcaaataCGTGTTTAGTACGAGAAATACGAAAAAGGCTAATACTACCAGTTAACATTACTATACCGAGACGACCTTGTTCGTTTATGTTAATTGAACCAAGAAAAACTTGTATTATGTAATAATTCTGACTCATCCAGACGTTGACATCTCAAACGTCTTATTATTAACACAAGTATAAAACTATCATTTAGATGAAGAATAATTTGTTCCACCTTCTACCGTTATACCAACTCAATAACTACTTTAGAAGCCGCTTTATTATCTAATCAAGCAGACAGGTAAGGTAAGGCCATGGCTATCTCTTTCTAGAACAATTTTAGTCCTTTATAATCGTATTATCACCGCCCCTCCAATAACTCCACAGAAATTCTTGATAAGCTATTATTTAGCATAGCAATGTGGAGTTTCTAATTAACTCAATTTTGACTTGcttgtacagtattatattaaATAGAGGATGTGATAGAAGACCTTGAGAACATTTTAGTGGGTACTATGATGTATGAACGCTTTCAAGTTCTGGTTTGAATACTGTAATTAGATGTCAGACAGTGCGTGATTTGCAAAAGTTAGTATCCACTTATAATATGTTCCTATtcatagaattataaaatgtagACTCTTCGTGGTTCAAGATGACCACAATCAGATCCTGTCTTTTCATTTCTGCTGcatgtaattttttcaattaaccGAGAGTAATGAAGTGCCACCTCCAATGAGAGAGATGGCAGTGGTACCCTACTATTAATTTGCAGATTGGAGAGTCACATAAGTTCATACAGCCTGAAAGAATAGGTTTGCAGATTGGAGTCAAATAAGTTTATACAGCCTGACAGAATAGCAATAACAGATGGAAAATGCTGATGAGAAATAACTGCATTTATTCTAATgccaatcgatgaataattattattaaacgaaaatctcaagTTAAATGCTGTAACCACctcaaagacttctgctactgcaaatattgataacaggtTTAACAgcagatgaaaattcgatgagagctactttCCAAAAAGTATTTGCCAGcctgggaatcgaacccggtacctcctaattgttGCTAGTCAGGTAAGCAAGCTCAcacttacaccaaactgactaTAGAATCGTAGTTGATTGACTCATActgcaaaataaaatattcgtttCAGAGACCAGTGAAGTTGCTTTTACAAGATAATTTGGTTCATATTGAGCAAGAGAATAAGAGTTTCAAATGAATGTTGAGTTTTCAAGATGATAGCAGCCTTTAGGAATTATCATGTATCACGATTTCGATGTAGGCTACTCGTATGATTATGGTTATAACAAGATTGGAAATGAAATTTTCTTATATAGCATTGTTCACTTTCACTCATTTCCGATTTGTAAGATATTCATTTCAGCGGTGGTACGAGATGAAGTAAATACTTTGATGATGAGCTCGTCTCATAAAAATACTCTCAAAACTTTGGAAGCTACAGTTGTCTTCCATGGAATGTGACAAGTGGAGGGTATATAATACGTAAAATATATAATACGAATCCAAAAATGAACTGTGCAAAAAgcttgtaaattattaatatctGCAACAAAAAGCACATTATTGAGAGCAATTATATTTGCAATCAAAGAATCAAGCAAGTAAGTTCAgagctataaaaatatttgaaaataatataccGTGTAAAATTACGATAGAAGCAACGACATAAAAGTTTCCGAAAATAAAATATCGTGTAAAATAGCACCGTGTCCAATTTTGTAGAGTATCTATCATCATTATTAGTTTCGTGTCTCTGCTGTAAATCTTGGGGAGTAACTTCCAACATAAATTAAGTCTTTGAAAGTTTATATAAAGGGGACTATCTCTTTATTATTGCAATAAATCTCTAGGTACACAATACCTGTTAGCTGAGAAGGGTTGGGTCATGTCAGGCCTTCTTCAAGTttatcttcctctttcttcttcaaatAACCAATCCAACACGCTTCTTCTCACTCAATCACTGTAAtcactatttttttattctcattcTCATAGTTACTTTTTACAATGTTAAGCACGCTGTATCAActcttataatatatttatcgtACCGAGAAATTTATCGACAGTCCGATAGAGCCAATCAAAAGGGTCTGAATCTCAAAATTGAACCTCTGTACATGATTTGTAGTACGGTATCAACAAGCCTGATTATAATTCGATATCGGATATTATAGTCTAGTGGTATTTTCTCGttataaaaaaaaaagattCCAGATTGTGAAAAAATGTATGTAGCGTAGAATTCAATAATGTAGTGATAGTCAAtctgctgctgctgatgatgataatgatataaTAACTAATCTCAATTAATTCTAATGTTATACATTCTTTACTCACTGATTTAATATGTGAGAATTCTCAATTTACATTGAGATTCAATATGTATTTTAAGAGATGAGGACGGAGTAGGCCTGATCAATTTCAAAGTGTATAAGTTCAGCACACTCAGAAATTTTTTTCTGTATATTTTTGCCTTCCAATCATACTCATGTTGCTTGTCAATCATACCCGTATCCGTGCCTTTCCAATCACTGCATGtcttattgaaaatgtaaaaaGTAGAAAGAAAGCAGTCAATCGGAATCTGAAATGAAATGGAAAGAATGTTTTCAGAATCGGAAATATCGGAAAGTTTTGAAATGGGAATGATGAAAAAAGTTTCCCAAAGTTCGGTTCTAGGGTTATTTGAAGCTTGGTTGGAAAAACTATGGAGGAGAGGATGAAGGAGTAgtagagaaaattgaagaaaaatggaGAAAGAATCGTCTGGCAGCTGAGCCCCATATTATTATGCGTTGCctgttttattgtttgaaacagAGTACAGTTGCAGGAAAAAGAttatttttggtgaataaatttTCGCCATTGCTAGATTTTTTAACAACTAGAAGTAATTGTATGATTCATCCCAAAATAGAAaaggaattttgttattttttctctGTATTCACCTAATCCACTAGTATTAATAATACGAGTAGGCACTGATAAGTAATATATGTTACCTTTTTATTGAGCTTCAGTTTTCTGGATGAGTTAGTTACGGAACCTTTGTCGCCGTATCCATCACAAACCACGAAGagagtaatcattataataaacttgaattaaaatCCACggaaatcattaaaattaatcaACAGTGAACCAAAAGGTAGATATGATTTGTGATAAAAGGACAATAATGATGCGTGAGGAGGATACAGAATATAAATACAACAGCACTATTTAGATGGCGATAATTATACAAACGCTAAAATGAcctgaaaataaattcatcaaagtttttacAGTTAATACAGTCATGTAGATAGTCTGCTGACATCTTGTGAGACCGGACTTCacttataatatcaatacttAATAGAATAAGTAAAATTCACTTATGGAAAGCGAACTCCCtttctatgaatgaatataattaaatacTTCATTAATGAAATCAacagatattataaccaacgaacTAACGAAAAGAAATAACACATATTCATCTACGATATGAGTTTGTTCAATGGGAATATTAATCCTAGAAGTGCCTATAGCTGAGCTATTATCATTTAAAAGAGACTAATTTTTTTGAATAGATACTTGACCAACTACTGTAACAACTTGGTCTATCAACTACTGTAGTTGTAGATATTAAAAGATTACAGAGAATAGGTTTCAATTACGATCAATCTCATTCACAATTGAAGAAACTTGAGAATGTGTCAATATTccactttatttcaataaaaatgattgtTTGTGGCACTCTATTCATTCAACTTCATCAACATTCATCACAACGCAAGAAATCACCATCAACAAAAATACGAGTAAGAGGATTaaagacaataaaaataatatataaagacAATACTCCAATAC
It encodes:
- the LOC111064150 gene encoding UDP-glycosyltransferase UGT5, whose protein sequence is MVWIVYHIIALGAVLQLNVCDGANILCIFPVPSYSHQQPLLAVSRELAARGHNLIVINTNPTKTPLKNHRDIDLGFLYNEFEELRKRGLSLQSRISPYKIVHDYKLFMEFITPKALEAPQVQQLINEINGTKFDLIFYESIMLSSFLGFSELVGNPPIVGMLTINPFVISDPLVGNPEIPSYIPSVLLPNEHRMTFVERVNNFLINAYYHYVKIRYMDPLQEIYIKRYFGNVKHTAYEMERNISLMLISSDLASSYPKPIHPNTIYVGPTHIEKNFPPLPQDIQKWMDDSEDGVIYFSLGSNMKGTSVPAEKRNAFIRAFSMFPRVRVLWKWESDEKLPGQPDNVLVKKWLPQQAILAHPKTRIFISQVGLQSMQEATHYGVPILGVPLFADQDFNARKLMQAGAGRAVDFHYVAFENIYENLKELLTNSSYAENMRILSRITKDKPMPAVETAVWWIEYVLRHNGAPHLRPACKDLVWYQYYSLDIIAAIGATIMLILTLSYSTVKMIVKKLVNSKLKTQ